TATACGCAAACCACGACTAACGCGGCAGTAGAGCAATCTGCCGCGGCGTTAAGTTATGCCGAAGCGGGCGCCAAGGATGCTTTAATGCGGATTGCCCGCGATAAAAATTATGCTTGCGCGTCTGTTGATTGCTACACGCTGGATATGGCGCCTAACGGCTGTCTGACAGGCGCAGGTTGCGCGAAGATTTCCGTGAGCGCTGATGCGGGAACAACGGAATATCCTAAGATCATTGCGGCCAAGGGAATCGTGCAAAATAAAACCCGAACGCTTGAGGTTCAGGTAACTTATGACTTGGCAGGCTATGGCGAAATAAATAGCGCCACCTGGTCGGAATTGACTAACTAAATTTGAACCAAATAAAAAAGCCCCGCACCATTTTTTACGAAATGATCAAGAATTTTTTTTAAAACAAATTCCAGTTGTTTTAAATTAACTCTTAAAAATTCATGAAAAATGGTGCGGGGTTATTTTTTTCCGATCAGGATCGAAACGTCATAGTCGGTATTATCCGGTAAATCGCTTCCCATTTGCACAGTGTATTTTTCCGAAATAATTTTTTTGATCAGAGCGATATAATTTTGAAGTTGGGCGCCGGTTGTTTTAAATTGAACGATTGTTTCTTTTAAGACAAGCTGGTGGCTGTCGATTTTCGTGCTGGTAAAACCCGCTTGGTTCAAACTATCTTGCAAGGTTTCTCCGGATTGGTTTTTCCCCGGGCCATTGAATATTTTAATAGTAATGGCGGCTTTGGCAGCGGCTATTTGCGGGGTATCATTGTTTTTGGCCGGAGAACTTGTCGCGGCAGTTGAGCTGGAAATATTCACGGCGCTTGGCACGGCGGGCGTTTCCAGGGAGTTCGGCGCGGGAAGCTCGGGCCAGCCGAATCTTTTTCTGATCAATTCGTAATTGGCCGCGTCAAAGCGGGGAACTTCATTTTTCAAGGAGGCGGTATTTTCGGAAAAAACTTTATTGATGCTGGTGGATAAAAAGACTAAAGTTTTAACGAATAAGATCAGAACGATGGCGGCAAAAATCAAGGTGATCGCGGGATAGATCATCTTGGTCAGCGGTAATCTCTTTAAAGAATTATTGGGTTTGGCGGGCATAAAGCGTGCCGTTAATAGTAATGGAAGAATTGCCATTCCAGCCGTTGGGAGGAGGGGCGAGCAGATTGATCGAACCGATCGCGGTCGCGAAAGGAAGTTTTTCTATTTGTTTAAGATAGGCCGACAGCGTATTTATCGTTCCATTTAAATTTATCGTGTAATCGGTTTTGACCACCGAGATCCCGCCGGCGTCCGTCGTCGGCGTAAAATTGCCGAATCTTAAATTCTGTTGCAGGGAATTCTGCTTGGCGATGCTTTCCAGAGCGCTGACAAAAGCGAGGATATTATCAGCGGGGGGATAAACATCGCGTATTTTCTGATCATTGTCCCCGAGCAAAGTGAGAGAATTTTTCAATTGCTGGATATTTTCGATCCTCAGGGTCAATGTCCGGGATAATTTCTCTTTTTGGGATAAGGAATCGCTTATTTTATTGATCGCTTTGCCGGTGAAAAAGTTGATGGTAACAGCTAAAATTATCGCCAATAAAGCGATGGTTGAATAGCGGGCAAGGATCATTAAGACTTGTTTTCTGTTATTGAACCACATAACTTGGATAGATCCCTCACCCGCCGGGGCGGGCTCGGGATGAAAATATCGGGTAATTACCCGATATTTTCATTTAAAATAGACCGTTTGAGGATCTTTCAGCTTGAAAGAAATGCTGAAAGGAATATCTTCTCGCTGCTCTAAGTTGGTCAGCGGTAAATTTATTTCGGCTAGCAAGGAGGAAGATTTTGATTTGTCCCGAAGTTGGTTAAGGGTGGTGCGGTTTTCGGCTATGCCGCTTAAGGTGATCGTTCCTTCGGCGGAAGGCAAGCTTAAGCCGCTGACAATGATGCCGCCCGTGACTAATCTTTGCAATTCCGCGATGACGATCGACCATTGCGGCGAGTTGGACATGATTTTCGCCGTGTCGGCGATGAGCGTGTTGGCGGTTTGCACTTTCTGTTCAACTTTGGCCAAATCGGGGACGGAAGGCAGACTGCTTAGATCATCGGTTTTTTCGGCGGTCTGCTGCTGCAGAGTGACCATTAACAGCCATACCCCCAGAAAAGAGGCGATAAAAAAAATAGCTAAGCCGACGATCAGCTTGGTGATGATCGAAGAGAAATTCACCGCCTTGTGGTATTTATAAGCCTTTTGCGCGCTGATCGGGGATAAGCTGACAAAATCATCCTCGGCGCGCGGAATGATCCCGCGGACCGCCGCTCCCAAAGCGACCAGCCAAGCGCCGGTATTTAATTCGGGGAAATCTATTTTTCTATCGATTGCCGGCATGTCTTCGCTAAGGTTGATGATCCGGGAAATTTTTTCATTAGCGGCGGATTCATAAAAATTGCTGATCTTTTCCGCTTCTTTCTTCAGCTTTTTTTCCGGGAAATCCGGCCCCAGGGTGCGGGAGAAGCGGATGACATTATTTTTGATGATGAAAAAATTATGGCTGCTTTGATTGGCGATCTTTAATAAGATCGCTTGGTCTTTTTCCTCGGCCGCGGCTCGCGTGAAGCTCTCGGCCGGAAATTCCAGGGCGATCAGATGGAAGGTCTGGCGGAGGCATTCCAGATAAGGATCGATGATTTTTTTGGGAGCCTCGGCGATGAATACTTCCCGCGACCCGTTTCCGGGAAATATTTCCCAAGAGCAATAAGCGTCGTCCGGTTTGAGCGGCAGCTGGAAATTAACGGCCAGCTTGATGGCCTCTTCTAATTTTGGCCCTTCGATATTTTTAGGGAAAGACAGGACCTTCACGTAGATCTTGTCGGCCGGAATGCTGGCGACCGCGTAATCGACCGGTATCCTAAGTTCTTTTTTGAATTCCAAAAGCGCTTGGCAAAGATCAGCCGGGTTTTTTATTTCCCCATTGATGATGATGCCGGCGGCCAAAGGGTGTTCGGAATATTCCCGGGCGGCGATCAAGCCGGTTTTTTTGTTCAAGCTTAATAAAACCAGCCGGAGGCAAGAATCAGAGATCTCCAGGCCGGCAATCGGCTCTTCAGGAACCAGGATTTTTTTAAAAAATGATAGAATCCTCATTTGTTTCGGTAAAATTTTCTCCGCCGTAAAATAGCATCCGTAACCGCGGATTATTATCCATTATAACATAATAAGTGCAAAAGTTCTAACTCGTTTTTTTATTGCCGCAACTGGTGTATAATTTAAAAATATGAATAATAAAGTTAAAATAGCGTGGTTTGGTTTGCATCTTGGCGAAGAGCCGCCGCTGGTTGGGGCCAAGGGTGCCGGTACCGTATTTTTTTCCGGCTGTAATTTGCATTGCGTTTTTTGCCAGAATTGGCAGATTAGTCAGGAGAATTTAGGCAAGGAATATTCGGTGGCAGAGTTGGCGCGAATAATGCTGGATTTGCAAAAGCAAGGCGCGGCGAATATTGACCTGGTAACGCCAACGCCCTGGCGGAGAGAAATAAAGCAGGCGATCATTTTGGCTAAAAAGGATGGTTTGCGAATTCCGATCGCCTGGAATTCCAACGCCTATGAATCAGCCGCGGCAATTAAAGATTTGGCCGGCTTGATCGATATCTATCTGCCGGATTTTAAATATGGCGACGACTTCGCGGCCGCGAAATATTCGCGTGCCTTAAGCTATGCGGAAGTGGCGGAAAAAGCGATCCGCGAAATGTATCGCCAAGTCGGTTTATTAAAAGTTGATAAAAACGGCTTGGCTGAAAAAGGTTTGATCATCCGCCATCTGATCCTGCCGGATAATCTGCCCAACACTTTTTCCGTTTTGGAAAAGATTGCTCTGATCGACAAGAATATCCATTTAAGCCTGATGAGCCAGTTTTATCCGGTTTATCGCGCGAAAGATTTTCCCGAATTGAATCGGCAAGTCTCGCGAGAAGAAATTGAGGCGGCGGAAAAGAAAAAATTCGAGCTTGGTTTGGAGAACGGCTGGACGCAAGAACCGGATTCGAGTGAAATATTTTTACCGGATTTTACCAAGCTAAATCCTTTTGTTTAATTTCTTTCTGGCCATGGCAGAGTCTCCCTCCGCCAGTCGGTGTATCGGGGACTCTGCCTGAATTGGCCGGATTCAGCCTCGCCGCAGTCTTCCCTCGGCAAACTCGGGACAAGCCGCCGCGGGACTGCGGCGTAATTGTGTCAATATGAAAAATATAAACAGAATTTTGATTATTCTTTTAAACCTGATGATTATTTCCGGCGGCCTGGCTTATTTGTTTTTATATTTTCATCAAATCGGCACGGCGGATGTTTTTTTCGCCGATCACCCGAATTTTATCATTCACGCCGAATTGGCCCAGGCTCCGGCCGAATTGGAGCGCGGCTTAATGTTCAGAAAATCATTGCCGGCCGATTCGGGCATGCTGTTTATTTTTCCCCAAGAAGCGCCTCAATCTTTTTGGATGAAAAATACTCTGATTCCGCTTGATATGATTTTCATCTCCGCCGACGACAAGATCGTCGATATTAAAAATGATTTTTCACCCTGCACCGCCGACCCTTGCCCGGTTTATCAATCGGTTGCTCCAGCCAAATATGTTTTGGAAGTTAATGCCGGGATTGTTCAAAAAGGAAGAATCATTATTGGCGAAAAGATTGTGATTGAAAAATGAGCCAAATTTTTGTCCGGTTGACTTTGATGGGGCAATAAGCTAAATTAGTATGATTGGATTTGTACATTTTTTAACGTCAGATAAGGCTACAATCACTTTAACGAAAGGGGCGATATGTTCAGAGTAAATGGTTCTCATTGGCTGGTGCCGAATGAACAGACAGAGGCGATTATTGCCATGGTGGAAAACGGCATTATCAAGTGGGACAACAAGCGGAGCTTGCCGCTCAAAAAAGGCGGTACGACTGATGTTTACATCAATTTGCGCGATATGCGCAGTCATCCGGAGTTGGTCGATTACCTGGCCAAATTGTACGCTAATCCCGTACAACGGCTGCGGGTTGATCGTCTGGTTGAAGTTCCGGACGCGGTAAGTCCTCTGGCCGGCCATCTTTCCGTCATCACCGGCAAGCCGCTGGTGACGATCAGGGAAGAAGCCAAACCCGGACGAGTGACCAAAGGAAAATTGATCGGCGAGATAAAACGCGGCGATCGGGTGGTGATCATTGACGACGTCGTAACCGACGGGGCTTCGAAGATCGCTCCGCTCGTTGAACTTCGTTCGGTCGGAGCAGTCGTTGTCGCAATTATAGTCATGGTCGACCGCCAGCAGGGTTGGCAGAAGAAATTGGCTGAAGCCGGTTTCGGCGATGTCGAAGTCTGGTCCGGAATGACCCTGCATCATGTGCGGCGCCATCTGGTCGAGACCAAACTGATGGAGCGCTGCGATCCGGAAATCGAAAAAAACAATCCGCTGATCGTCGCTTATGACGGCAAGCCGCCGGAAGAAGTTTTTTCTTATCTGGATCTGTTGCGTCCAGCCGGCTGCATTGCCAAAGTCAACGACATGTCTCTTACCGGGAATATAAATGAAGTCATCGCGGATCTTTCTGTTTATGCGCGGGTGATGTATGACCCGAAGTGGCACGATATTCCCAAGACCGTGACCAACGATTGCAAGCGGCTGCGGAAGACTCCGCCTTGGGCAGTTACCGTGCATGCTTCCGGTGGAAGTGAAATGGTCAAAGCCGCGGTCGAAGGAATGGCTGGAACACCGACTATCGTCTTGGCGGTAACGCTTCTGACTTCTATCGGTAGCGAGTGCGATAAAATATTCTGTCGCCAGCCGATCGATCAGGTGATGAAACTCGCCGAACTTGCTTATGACGCCGGGGCGCGCGGGTTTGTCTGCTCGGCCGAGGAAGCGGCAATACTGCGGAAGAAATATTCCGATGCGGTAATTGTCATTCCCGGGCTTCGTTCGCCAGGCAAAGATGCGCACGAACAAAAGCGGATTGGCACATTTATCGGCGCGAAAGAAGTGGGAGGAAATTTCTTCGTCGGCGGCCGGCAGTTTCTTGAGTCGGCTGATCCGGTGGCGGAGATTTTCCGGGTGCTGAAGGAAGAGTTGGGCGTTGAGCTGCCGACTGGTAAGTAATCAAAGCAAGGCAGTCAAAGTGAAGATAGATAGCGGTCACGACACGAGTCGGGACCGCTTTTTAAGTGTAACGATTGTCGTTATTTTACGTATATATTAATATAACCGGCCGGGCAAGAAATTTCTTGAGGCCGTGATTTTTTATGAAAAGCAAGGCTTTGGCGACAATTAAGATCTATTGGGCCAATATCCGCAAGCGGAAAATGGTATTTTTTGGCTTGGCAGGCTTGGCAATCGCGGCGGCTTCGATCGAAACCATCATTCCTATCTATTTTAAAAGAATTATCGACGTCATTGCCGCGCCCGGGGTGAAAGGAATAATGTATCAGGCCGCTTTCGGGTTGTTGCTGACCGCCGCGGCCTTGTCGTTTATCCGCTGGGCGCTATGGCGCGTCGCCGTCATTTTGGATATCAGGCTGGTTTCCCGGTCGATCGCCGAAATGAACAATGACAGCTTCCGGCATCTGCATCGCCAATCTTTTTCTTTTTTCAGCAACAATTTTTCCGGCACCTTGGTCAAGAGAGTCAATTATTTCACCCGAGCCTTTGAAAACATCACGGATAATTTTTTCTGGAATCTTTTGCCGATGATCGTCAACATGGTGATCATCATCACTGTTTTATGTTTTCGCAACGTGGCCATGGGGCTGGCCACCTTGGTTTGGCTGATCATCTTTTTCACCCTCAATTTCTTCTTCGCCAATTGGAAATATAAATATGACATCATGGAAACCGAGGCCATTTCCAAAACGACCGGATTTTTGTCCGACACCATCACCAATTTTTCCAGCATCAAATTATTCAACGGCAATAAAAGGGAAAACAAATCTTATTCCGATCTTACCGAAGATACGCGGAAAAAAATGCAGTACGCCTGGAGCACGGAAGAGATCTTCAACGGCACCTCTTCATTTCTGATGATCGTTTTGGAATTCGGCTTATTGATCTTTGCCATCCGGCTTTGGCGGCAAGGCTTGTTCACGCCGGGCGATTTTGTTTTGGTGCAAGCTTATGTGATTCTGATCATCGATCAATCCTGGCAATTCGGCAGGATGGTGCGTAATTTTTATCGTTCTTTTTCCGATGCCGAAGAAATGACCACGCTCTTGCAAACCACGCCGGAGATCGTTGATCGCCCCGGAGCCAAGGAATTGAAGGTAAGCGAAGGGAAAATCGAATTCAGCAAAGTTGTTTTTTGCTATCATGAAACCAGAAAGATTTTAGCTAACTTCAATTTGACGATCAAGGCCGGCGAAAAGATCGCTTTGATCGGCCCGTCCGGCGCCGGTAAAACCACGGTGATCAAATTGCTTTTGCGGAATTTTGATCTTACCGGCGGGCATATTTTGATCGACGGCCAGGATATCGCCGGAGTTACGCAGGAAAGTCTTTGGAAAAACATCAGTTTGGTGCCGCAAGACCCGGTTTTGTTCCACCGCAATTTGAAAGAAAATATCCGCTATGGCCGTCCTGGCGCTTCTGATGCCGAAGTCATCAAAGCTTCCAAGCTGGCTCATTGCCATGAATTTATCGCGGATCTGCCCAAGGGCTATGATACTTTTGTCGGCGAGCGCGGCATCAAGTTGTCCGGCGGCGAACGCCAGCGCGTCGCGATCGCCCGGGCGATCTTGCGCAACGCGCCGATCTTGGTTTTGGACGAAGCGACCTCTTCGCTTGATTCCGAATCGGAAGGTTTGATCCAGGATGCGTTGGAAAAATTGATGAAAGATAAGACCGTGATCGTCATCGCTCATCGCCTTTCGACCATCCGCAAGATGGACCGGATAATTTTCATTGATGAAGGAAAAATAAAAGAAGAAGGCACGCATCAAGAATTGGAAAACAAGCCGAACGGTTTATATCGCCATCTTTGGGAATTGCAGGCCGGCGGATTTATGGAATAAATTATTAAAATCTTTGCCACTTTTTTTAGAAAAAGTGGCGCATACAAACCACCCCCAGACCCCTCCTTGGAAAGGAGGGGAGGCGCGCAGGCCTTATTTCCTATCACTCCGCTAGTCCCGCTGCGGATTTGAATTACGCAAACAGCAGTAAAAATAAATAGCCCGGAAATCCGCGCAGATTTCCGGGCTTTTTTGATAGAAATAATTATCGGTCAACGAGGGCGCGGAGTTTCTCCGTGGCCCATGTTCAGGCATTCGCCGCCTATTTGTACGACAGGGGGAGCTTTCTGATAGTAGGCGGGTGGAATCGTATTGTGCGTTTCGACTTTTGGCGCCGCAAATTTTTTCAGAACGTGCGGCAAGACTGCATCACGTATGGAGTCGCGGACGGCCTTATTGACCCCCACTGGTCCGGTTATCAATGAATCGGTAGCTTTGAAGCCTCCAGGGAATTCTACCGGCTGTCTGAGCAACTTCTTTTTCATTTTGATCTCCTTGGGCAAAGGTAAAAGCGTTTTTTATTTGATATAACAATAACAAAGATTACCTTTTTTGTCAAGGTAAAAAAAGAGCCCGGGGACTTGAAGAAGTTCCCGGGCCTTGGTTAACGCTGATAAGATTTTCGCAGCATCAGCCGGCTTTTTAATGCTATTACATAGATCGGCAGGATTTGCTGGGCCAGATCGCGGCCAATCATTTTGACTCCGATTTTGGCGTCGATGCCGGACAGATCGCCGGCGCTGATCTTGGCCAGGGAATTTTCTCCTGGCTGGTTGGCCAAAAATCCATCAAGATAATTGAAAAAATTTCCCTTGCTAGCCGCATTGAGTATGTTGGCGGCGGTCATCGCGCTCTCGCGGTCTTCACCGAAGTTTTTTTCCGGCGCATCGGCCGCGGCCGATTGCAAGCCGTAAAAAAGCAGCGCGGCAAAAAGCGATTTGGGGCAATCAATACCCCAGATCAGCAGTCTTTTTTCCTTAGCCTGGTAAGTGATAAAAGGCCGGTAGTCTTTTAGGCTAAGGGGAATAAAACAGATCGACAGGCTGATCTTTTGTTTCGGATTATTTTTCAGCTTTGGATAATAGGCCGAATCGCCGAAAAAATATCCGAAGCGAAAAACCGGTTTGGCCGCCAAATAATCGGCGAGCAAAGTGGTGGGCGGGATCCTGTCCTGGTAAGCATTGACGAGATCGTTTACTTCCACCATCTTTTTTTCCAGCATGCTTTCTGATCCGCTTCCAATAAGCCACCAAGCGGCAGAATCAAGAGGATGCAGATCCAAATAACCATTAACGGCTTGCGCGTTCAGCTCATCAGACGTCTGTGCCGAAACAGAAACCGCCAAGATGGCGATGAAAAAAGAAAGGAACAACAACGTCATTTGTTTCATGATTGCCTCCGGTTTGAATGAAAAAGAGCTTTTCATCATCTTAATCTTTACCGGTTTTTTTGTCAAAATTATTTGTTTTCGCGGTAAAATTGGAATATAATTAGTTTAGCAATCGAGAACTAATAATTAATCAACTAATTTTATGACCAACACGCAAGCCAATCTTTTAAAAGCCATTGCCGGCGAATCAATGGCGCGGAACAAATATACTTATTATGCCGAGATCGCGATGAAGGAAAATTTGGTTTGGGCGGCCAAAGTTTTTGAGGAAACGGCCGATAATGAAAAAGCCCACGCTAAGGAAGAATTGGAGCAGATTGCCGGCCACACCGAGATGACCAATACTTATGATATTCACCCCTTAGGCAATACGCTGGATAATTTGCGCCACGCCGCCGAAGGGGAAAAATTCGAATTCGGCGTGATGTATCCGAATTTCGAGCGGGAAGCCCGCGAAGAAGGCGACGAGAAAGCCGCCAAACTTTTTCACGAGATCGCTGAAGTGGAAGCCAAGCACGCCGAGCGCTACACAATTATGGCTGACCGGCTGGAATCAGGAATGATGTTTACCAGTGAAAAAGAAGTCGAATGGAAATGCTTGAATTGCGGCTATGTCCACAAGGGCAAGACCGCCCCGGGAAAATGCCCGCTTTGCCAGAAGCCGCAAGGCTGGTATATGCAAATCGGAGTCGTCAGATAATTTTTAATCGAATTTTTTAAATAAATAATCCCGCGAGCATGACTTCGCGGGATTTTAGATCTAGTTCATTTTTTTCTGGTGGTGAAGCACCAGCCGATTTTGCCTGGAAATATTGTTTTATTCTTGTCGGCGAGATTGGCGGCGATGACGTGATAAGTGGTTGCCAGATAAAGCGGATGCTCAGGGATCAAGTAAAAAATTCCCCGGCGGCTTTTGATCGCACATTTCACTTCTTCGCCGTATTCGGTATAAAGGCAGCAAAAGGTGCCGGACATCTTTTGAATCACGAGACTGGTATCATAGAAGATGATCTTGATGAGGGATAGCGGGGGCACCTCGGTAGCGCTATCTGGCGGGCTAACGCTGTCGATAACGTCCATGAGGCTGAGAGGGGGCGGAGTATCGACAACAAAATTAGGGGGTTTGACGGCGTGAAAAACCGGCGCGCAACCAAAAAATAACAAGCAGTAAAGAAAGGGCAAGTAAACGATTCCTTTGATCATATTAGCTCCTTTAGCTAAGGTTCACTTTTCAATATGAGCAATATAAATCTTTTTTTCTCATTTGTCAAAGATAATGCCCATATCCTAGATACGTGATATAATTTAGTTATAATTAGGGATTTTACAGCAATATTTTTATGAATTGGTTTTGGCTAGCCTTATTAAGCACTACCTTGTGGAGCTTGACCACTTTTTTGGATAAATATTTGGTCAACCGATTTTTCCAGAAGCGTGGGATGACCGTTTTAATTTTTTTCGGCGCGGTGATCGGGCTATTGCTTTTGCCCGTAATTTTGTTGATCCGCCGGAATGTTTTAGAAATTCCGCTCCACGATATTTTTATTCTGATCGCTTCCGGAATCGTCTATGTTTTCGCGATTCTGCCGTATTTCATCGTTTTGCGCAAAGAGGATCCATCGACAGCTGCGCCTTTTTTTCAGGCTATTCCGGTCTTTTCGTTTTTTCTCGGTTTGATCTTCCTTCACGAAGTTTTGACTTTTAACCAAATTGCCGGCGGGCTGCTGATAATTTTTGGGACAGTTGGCATAGCGGTGGAATTTAAACGCGCGCGCCAGCGGATCCGCTGGCGGTCATTTTTGCTCTTGATGCTGTCAGTTTTTCTTTATGCCCTGAATATTTTTTTATTTAAATTCATCGAGACAGCAAGCGATTTTTGGACGACCAGTTTTTGGGAATATTCTGGGTTTGGCTTGGTGGCCTTAGCAATGCTGGCGATCAAAAAATATCGCTCCGATATCTGGGCGTTTTTAAAAGCTAATGGCCGCCGGATCGTAGGCGTCAGCGCTTTGAATGAGGCGATGAATATCGCGGCCAAGATCATTTTTAATTATGCCTCCTTATTCGCTCCGCTAGCTTTGGTTTGGGTGGTAGGTAGCGCCCAGCCTTTTGTCGTCTTGGTCTTGGGTGCGGTCTTAACTTTGTTTTTGCCGAAAATATTCAAGGAGGATATTTCTCAGAAAACTCTGGCGCAAAAATTCGTTTTCATCGCGGTTATTTTGATCGGCGCCTTTATCATTAATCGTTAATCAAGTGGCAGAATTAAAAAAAGAGGGTTTTATTTTGATCGACAAGCCGGCCGGCCCGACTTCTTTCGGGGTGATCGCCCGCTTGCGGCGGATTACCGGGATAAAAAAAATCGGCCATGCCGGCACGCTTGATCCGGCCGCGTCTGGGCTGCTGCTTTGCGCTATCGGCCGCTCGGCCACCAGAGAGATCGGGCGTTTTGTTAAAAAAGACAAAAAATATGAGGCATTGATCCGTTTGGGCATCACGACTGATACTTATGACCGCGAAGGAAAAATTTTAACCGAATATCATGGCGAGCCGGTTGATAAAAAAGAAATTAAAAAAATCGTGGCGACGCTATCAGGCAAACAAGAGCAGATTCCGCCGATGTTTTCAGCTAAGAAAGTCGGCGGCCGGAAATTATATGAGCTGGCCAGAAAGGGGATTGAAATTATCCGCCAACCCAATCAAATTGAAATTTATCAGG
Above is a window of Patescibacteria group bacterium DNA encoding:
- a CDS encoding ferritin family protein, giving the protein MTNTQANLLKAIAGESMARNKYTYYAEIAMKENLVWAAKVFEETADNEKAHAKEELEQIAGHTEMTNTYDIHPLGNTLDNLRHAAEGEKFEFGVMYPNFEREAREEGDEKAAKLFHEIAEVEAKHAERYTIMADRLESGMMFTSEKEVEWKCLNCGYVHKGKTAPGKCPLCQKPQGWYMQIGVVR
- the pilM gene encoding pilus assembly protein PilM yields the protein MRILSFFKKILVPEEPIAGLEISDSCLRLVLLSLNKKTGLIAAREYSEHPLAAGIIINGEIKNPADLCQALLEFKKELRIPVDYAVASIPADKIYVKVLSFPKNIEGPKLEEAIKLAVNFQLPLKPDDAYCSWEIFPGNGSREVFIAEAPKKIIDPYLECLRQTFHLIALEFPAESFTRAAAEEKDQAILLKIANQSSHNFFIIKNNVIRFSRTLGPDFPEKKLKKEAEKISNFYESAANEKISRIINLSEDMPAIDRKIDFPELNTGAWLVALGAAVRGIIPRAEDDFVSLSPISAQKAYKYHKAVNFSSIITKLIVGLAIFFIASFLGVWLLMVTLQQQTAEKTDDLSSLPSVPDLAKVEQKVQTANTLIADTAKIMSNSPQWSIVIAELQRLVTGGIIVSGLSLPSAEGTITLSGIAENRTTLNQLRDKSKSSSLLAEINLPLTNLEQREDIPFSISFKLKDPQTVYFK
- a CDS encoding DUF192 domain-containing protein, which translates into the protein MKNINRILIILLNLMIISGGLAYLFLYFHQIGTADVFFADHPNFIIHAELAQAPAELERGLMFRKSLPADSGMLFIFPQEAPQSFWMKNTLIPLDMIFISADDKIVDIKNDFSPCTADPCPVYQSVAPAKYVLEVNAGIVQKGRIIIGEKIVIEK
- a CDS encoding ABC transporter ATP-binding protein, whose translation is MKSKALATIKIYWANIRKRKMVFFGLAGLAIAAASIETIIPIYFKRIIDVIAAPGVKGIMYQAAFGLLLTAAALSFIRWALWRVAVILDIRLVSRSIAEMNNDSFRHLHRQSFSFFSNNFSGTLVKRVNYFTRAFENITDNFFWNLLPMIVNMVIIITVLCFRNVAMGLATLVWLIIFFTLNFFFANWKYKYDIMETEAISKTTGFLSDTITNFSSIKLFNGNKRENKSYSDLTEDTRKKMQYAWSTEEIFNGTSSFLMIVLEFGLLIFAIRLWRQGLFTPGDFVLVQAYVILIIDQSWQFGRMVRNFYRSFSDAEEMTTLLQTTPEIVDRPGAKELKVSEGKIEFSKVVFCYHETRKILANFNLTIKAGEKIALIGPSGAGKTTVIKLLLRNFDLTGGHILIDGQDIAGVTQESLWKNISLVPQDPVLFHRNLKENIRYGRPGASDAEVIKASKLAHCHEFIADLPKGYDTFVGERGIKLSGGERQRVAIARAILRNAPILVLDEATSSLDSESEGLIQDALEKLMKDKTVIVIAHRLSTIRKMDRIIFIDEGKIKEEGTHQELENKPNGLYRHLWELQAGGFME
- a CDS encoding LytR C-terminal domain-containing protein, with translation MPAKPNNSLKRLPLTKMIYPAITLIFAAIVLILFVKTLVFLSTSINKVFSENTASLKNEVPRFDAANYELIRKRFGWPELPAPNSLETPAVPSAVNISSSTAATSSPAKNNDTPQIAAAKAAITIKIFNGPGKNQSGETLQDSLNQAGFTSTKIDSHQLVLKETIVQFKTTGAQLQNYIALIKKIISEKYTVQMGSDLPDNTDYDVSILIGKK
- a CDS encoding Ig-like domain-containing protein, which gives rise to MIKGIVYLPFLYCLLFFGCAPVFHAVKPPNFVVDTPPPLSLMDVIDSVSPPDSATEVPPLSLIKIIFYDTSLVIQKMSGTFCCLYTEYGEEVKCAIKSRRGIFYLIPEHPLYLATTYHVIAANLADKNKTIFPGKIGWCFTTRKK
- a CDS encoding DMT family transporter, with amino-acid sequence MNWFWLALLSTTLWSLTTFLDKYLVNRFFQKRGMTVLIFFGAVIGLLLLPVILLIRRNVLEIPLHDIFILIASGIVYVFAILPYFIVLRKEDPSTAAPFFQAIPVFSFFLGLIFLHEVLTFNQIAGGLLIIFGTVGIAVEFKRARQRIRWRSFLLLMLSVFLYALNIFLFKFIETASDFWTTSFWEYSGFGLVALAMLAIKKYRSDIWAFLKANGRRIVGVSALNEAMNIAAKIIFNYASLFAPLALVWVVGSAQPFVVLVLGAVLTLFLPKIFKEDISQKTLAQKFVFIAVILIGAFIINR
- the pyrF gene encoding orotidine-5'-phosphate decarboxylase, with product MFRVNGSHWLVPNEQTEAIIAMVENGIIKWDNKRSLPLKKGGTTDVYINLRDMRSHPELVDYLAKLYANPVQRLRVDRLVEVPDAVSPLAGHLSVITGKPLVTIREEAKPGRVTKGKLIGEIKRGDRVVIIDDVVTDGASKIAPLVELRSVGAVVVAIIVMVDRQQGWQKKLAEAGFGDVEVWSGMTLHHVRRHLVETKLMERCDPEIEKNNPLIVAYDGKPPEEVFSYLDLLRPAGCIAKVNDMSLTGNINEVIADLSVYARVMYDPKWHDIPKTVTNDCKRLRKTPPWAVTVHASGGSEMVKAAVEGMAGTPTIVLAVTLLTSIGSECDKIFCRQPIDQVMKLAELAYDAGARGFVCSAEEAAILRKKYSDAVIVIPGLRSPGKDAHEQKRIGTFIGAKEVGGNFFVGGRQFLESADPVAEIFRVLKEELGVELPTGK
- a CDS encoding radical SAM protein: MNNKVKIAWFGLHLGEEPPLVGAKGAGTVFFSGCNLHCVFCQNWQISQENLGKEYSVAELARIMLDLQKQGAANIDLVTPTPWRREIKQAIILAKKDGLRIPIAWNSNAYESAAAIKDLAGLIDIYLPDFKYGDDFAAAKYSRALSYAEVAEKAIREMYRQVGLLKVDKNGLAEKGLIIRHLILPDNLPNTFSVLEKIALIDKNIHLSLMSQFYPVYRAKDFPELNRQVSREEIEAAEKKKFELGLENGWTQEPDSSEIFLPDFTKLNPFV
- the truB gene encoding tRNA pseudouridine(55) synthase TruB — translated: MAELKKEGFILIDKPAGPTSFGVIARLRRITGIKKIGHAGTLDPAASGLLLCAIGRSATREIGRFVKKDKKYEALIRLGITTDTYDREGKILTEYHGEPVDKKEIKKIVATLSGKQEQIPPMFSAKKVGGRKLYELARKGIEIIRQPNQIEIYQAKILKYHWPDLRLLIHCSSGTFIRSIADDLGRKLGCGAYLSGLVRIASGSYKLKQAVPLEKINSQNWRKQLF